Part of the Deltaproteobacteria bacterium genome is shown below.
AAAACGTTATAAGCGGGCAAGTCTTTGCGAGATTCTCGAAAGATCTCATGCAACCATGGTCAATAAGTGCTGCCAAGAAACTAATATGATTCAAGGTGTGGGAGGGAAGTAAGCTCATGGTGAAGCCATCAATTGACAGAGCGCATGGCATTACCCCGATGAATTTTTCTTGGATTTTTTGGTCACACGCCAAACCGTGAGCTGCCCTTGATTGCTCCCTCAAGGGGGATCTTATGGGAAAGAAAACTGTTGCTAAGCCTCTTAAACAAGGCATCAGGATTCGCCTGCATACCAAGTTTATGATAGGCATCATCATCCTCGAGTGCTTGCTAATGACCGCCACCATTCTGGTGGTGGAACACAGAATGAGAGATTCAATTCTGGATGAATTTCTCAAACGTGGACTTTCTGTGGCTAAGAATCTGGCAGCAGTGAACGCCAACTATGTCGCTACTTACAACTATGTAAATATAGAACAGAGTGTTGAAAAAATTAGACAAGAAAATGGTCTGGCGTATGCAATGGTTTTACTTTTTGACGGGGAAGTAGCAGCTTATAGTGGCAGAGCGGAGATAGAACAGGAAGTATTGCATGGTGTGATGAACAATCGGGCTCTCAAGGCCGAAAAAACCCTGGTGCAATACGGTACGTTCGGCATGACGCAGAACGAGTATTGCGATATCACCTCTCCGATTCTCCTGAAAGGAGAAAAATGGGGCACAGTGAGAGTGGGATTTTCACTCAAGGATATGCATGCAGCTGTGCTGAAGACCCGCAAGGTTCTGTTTGCCCTTGGGCTTGTTGCCGTGGTCACCAGTTGTTTTTGTTGTCTCTTGCTGGCACGACGCATTACCAGGCCAATCGGGAACCTGGTGGAAAGTGTTGAGGCCATATCGAACGGGGAGTATGAAAGAGAAATTCACATTACCACCAACGATGAAATCGGCTACCTGGGAAGTCGATTTGCCGCTATGCAGAAGACGTTGAGAGAGCACATTGAACTTCTCACCGACACCAACCTGGAGTTGACCCAAAGCAATCAGCGTCTTCAAAGTCTGTTTCAACTCAGCCAGGCCATGAACGCCTTTCAACACCAGGATAACCTTTATGATTTGATTCTGGAAGCTGCCCTTACCGCCACTGGAGCAGTTGAGGGTTCTCTAACATTAGTTGATCATGATTACGAGGTGAGAGTAGTGGCTGCTGCCGGGAATCAGAACTCAACAGAATTCGGTCTGCAAGGTCGTAGCGACGACAGGGCAAAAGAGTATCATAACAGCCATGAAAGTCTTGTCAGTGGGGCAGCCGTACGACCATTGCTTCTGCAGTTACAGCACTTCCAAAAGGATATGCCTTTTTGCACCATGCAGATCGATGGAGAGCCAGAACTGGAGTTGCTTTCCATACCTTTACAGCAGGGAGACAGACTTCTGGGGTTTATAAATCTTACCAGGAGAAGGAAGGATGAGGAAACGAACGCTCAGGAAATGAAGACCCTTTCAATTCTAAGCAGGCACGCTACAGCGTCACTGGAGAACAAGAAACTCTTTATTCGGCTGGAAGAAGCCTATCTCAGTTCTATCAGATCTCTGGCCAAGACTCTGGAATTCAAAGATCAATATACTCACGGCCATGCAGAGAGAGTTGCCGAGATATGCATGAAAATCGGTAAGCGGATGAAAATGGACAAGAAGTCGCTGAAAATACTTCATAATGCAGCATTGCTCCATGACATTGGTAAGATTGGCATTATGGAAAAGATTCTCAACAAAGGGAGCTCTCTCGAGGCAAGCGAGTGGAATGAAATAAAAAAGCATCCAGTCTTTGGCGAGGAGATCCTCAAACCCATATTCTCGCTTCGGGAAGAGTGCAAGATCGTCCGCCACCACCATGAGAGAGAGGATGGCAGAGGATATCCAGATGGACTTTATGGCAATCGGCTTTCTCTGTCTGAAAAAATAATCATCGTTGCCGATGCTTTTGATGCAATGAATTCTAAGCGTGCTTATCGCTCCCCCCTTGAGGCAGCCGTCATCAAGGAAGAACTCGAGATTAACAAGGGGAGCCAGTTTGATGCAGAGGTAGTAGATGTTCTGCTGGAAATACTGGAGGAGGACGGCCGTTCGAGCATTCCCCATTCACACAAAATTGTCCCCCTGCATGTCCCCACCCACGATATTTGTTGATGGGCATGGTGTTGGGAAAAAGGAGAAGCCATGATCAAGTCTCATTGTCTAAAGTATCTAGGATATTGGACACTTTTTCCCTTGCTGTTGTTTTTCAGCTGCATTCCCTGTGCAAGTGCAGCTGGTTCACCGGCGGAAAAATACGGGGGCGAATACCGGATTCCACTGGCCAGTGAACCTTCTTCGCTCGATCCGGCTTTTATCACTGATATATATTCAGTGAACGTGGCCATGAACTTATTTGACGGCCTGGTCGAATTTGACAGAGATCTCAACATAGTTCCTGCTATTGCAAGGGTGTGGAAAATCTCCAGAGATCACCGGACGTATACTTTCTTCCTTCGCAGGGGAGTGAAATTTCACAACGGTCGTGAGGTTACAGCCAAGGATTTTGTTTTTTCCTTTAGCAGGATCCTCAGCCCGGAGACAAAATCACCGGTGGCTTCATTGTTTCTGGGTATTCAGGGCGCCAAAGAATTTCGTCAAGGAAGAAGTCAGTCCATCAGCGGTCTGCGGGCACCAGATGCCTACACCTTGAAGATTCAGCTCAAGGAACCATTTGCGCCTTTTCTATCCATCCTCGCCATGGCCAACGCCAAGGTGGTGGCAAGAGAGACAATAAAGCCAGGATTTGGGCATCACCCTGTGGGCACTGGCCCCTTCGTCTTCCAGGAATGGCAGCCAGGCAAGGAAATTATTCTTTCAGCTAATGAAAACTACTACGCGGGCAGGCCTTATCTGGATACCTTGCACTTTCGAATTTATCCAAATATCGAATGGGAGAAAATTTTTGATGATTTTCAGGAAGGTTTTTTGGACCAGTCAATTATTCCCAGCAGCAAGTACGATCTCATTACCTCTGATAACAGTTATCGACAGCGCTATAATCTGGTCAGCAAACCTACTTTGAATCTGGTTTATCTGGGTATGAATGTAACTACCCCCCCATTTCGCGACTACCGTGTTCGCCAGGCAATATCCTATGCAGTAAATGTGGAAGCAATTGTGCGGAACATCACCAAACGAGGCAGCATTCCCGCCAAAGGGATCTTGCCGCCTGGCATAGCTGGTTTTGATCCTCATTTCAAGGGCTACAATTACGATCCAGAAAAAGCGAAAGCCCTTCTACGAGAGGCGGGTTTCCCTGGCGGTCGAGGCATCCCTCCCATAGAAGTGTGGACGGTTTCCAAGGCTGACAGCGTGCAAAGAGAATTGCAGGCGTACCAGCGCTATTTGGCCGAAGTCGGCATACGCCTGGTCCCCAGAGTGGCAAAAAATTGGAGTGAATTCATAAAGCTTATCAATGAAAAGAAAGCCCCCATGTACTATGCGGCGTGGTATGCTGATTATCCTGATCCAGACAATTTTCTCTATGTCCTCTGTCATTCCAAGAGCAAGACTAACCGAATGGGCTATCACAACACCAATGTGGACAAACTGTTGGAGCAGGCGAGACGAGAAACTGACTACATGAAAAGAATAGAGCTATATCGGCAAGTCCAGAGGATCGTAATGGCAGAAGCGCCCATCATTACGCAGCACGTCAACAGCTTCAATTATCTTTTTCAACCTTGGGTAAAGGGCGTAGAAGTCAGCTACCTGGGGGCAGCATATATTCCCTTTAGGGCAGTCTGGATAGAAAAGAACAGAGGTGAAAAGAGCAGAAAGTAAATTGGATGAAAAGCAAGAGATAGAAGAAGGATGGAGTGGCAAGTCTGCTCATTATCTGCCATTTGCCCAGAGGAGAAAGGCCCTGCCTCAGGAAGGAGCATCACAACAGTCAATGAGATGCTGCTATTTCGAAGTGGTGTGACTACATTTGGTGATCAGTCATATGGAGGGCGACCTGGGAATCGAACCCAGGACCTTTGGTTCCGGAGACCAACGCTCTATCCACTGAGCTAGTCGCCCTCTGGTCAGCGGCTGCGCCTGTTGCCAGGCGGGCATGAAGGGACGCTGTTATCTCTATCATGCACTCTGAGGCTTGTCAACTGAGCGAAGAGCCGCGCAGACTCGTGTCTGAAGGCAAATGGTGGAGGCCCCAACTTCTGCTGCTGTCGGCGGCAACAACAGTAGTAATTCTCTGCAAAGAAAGAGACCCATTTGTCGGTTATTCCATCTTGTTAATGTTTCATTGAAATCTTTTCCAGGAGATGATAAGGTGGCTTCCGCAATGATTGGACAGTGCCCTTGATTTCTTGTGGGCCTGCCAGTGCTGATCTATTTACGCAATGCAGAGGTAGGCGATCGAATCTCCCATGAGCCTTACCAAGCCCTTACCCTGGTCGCGGACATACCAAGAGTCAAGAAAGATCCTCATTGTGGAGGACGTTTCAGAGGTAAGAGAACTCTGCAAAGATCTTGTCTGCGCACTCGGTATGGAAGTATGCACTGCCGCCGATTCCTCTCAAGCCAAGAAACTCCTGAGCCAGGACAAGTTCTCCCTGATAATCAGCGACATATCCATGCCGGAAATGGACGGTTTGCAGCTGACTAAATTCGTAAGGGAGCACTATCCTGAAACGGACGTCATCCTCATGACCGGCTTTCACATGCGCTATTCATACGACGATGTCCTGGAAGCCGGCGCAGTGGATTTCATCCAGAAACCCTTCAGTAAAGAAGAGTTTGAGGCCAAGATCAAACGGCTGCTGAGGGAGCGCAGGCAATTTCAACTTGTCAGGCGCTCCGAACAATATTTGAGGAGTCTGCTCCACAACATTCCCGGCGTGGTTTTTTATCTGTTGCCAGACGGCAGCGTAGAATTCGTAGACAATAAAATATCTGAGCTTACGGGATATAGTGCCTCTTCCTTGAGCAATGGCATGGAGATGTGGAAGGTGCTCAGGACCGAAAAGCAGCACAACGCTTTTTCGGTAGATGTGCTCGAACGTCTCGCCCATGGCCGTGATAGTTTGGTGGAAGAATTTCTCATCTATAGCCGCGATGGCCAACAAAAATGGGTGCAATTGCGCTGTCAGGCGGTGCGCAACAGCCAGGGAGAACTGGAACAGGTGAGCTGCATGCTCTTCGATATAAGTCAACAGAAGCGCATAGAAGAGCGCACTGTTTTCCTGAACCGCCTCTTTCTCAGCCTGGGCACGGATCACAGCGCCAACATGCATCTGATCATCCGGCAAGCCGGCATCTTGCTGCAGGCCTCACATTCGTTTTACTTCCAAGCTGAGGGCAAAGACAAAGAGGGCTTGCTGACGATGGTCCAGGTGAGCCCCGAGGCTGAAGTAAAGGAGCAGAGACAGGCAGTGGGTCCGTTGCTCGCCAGAATGATGACCGCTTCTACGGACCGGCCTCAGCTTCTCGAAAACCTGAAGAGATTCCCGGATATGTTGCAGGATGACCTCGTGGAGCACTACCGGTGGACCTGCTGTCTGGGCACCTCCCTGGAGCTCGGGGATCATGGCCGGGGCGTCTTCTGCGTTGCTTTTGCTGATGCCCGCCTGGTGTCAGCAGATGAGATTGCCATTTTTTCCATGC
Proteins encoded:
- a CDS encoding HD domain-containing protein is translated as MGKKTVAKPLKQGIRIRLHTKFMIGIIILECLLMTATILVVEHRMRDSILDEFLKRGLSVAKNLAAVNANYVATYNYVNIEQSVEKIRQENGLAYAMVLLFDGEVAAYSGRAEIEQEVLHGVMNNRALKAEKTLVQYGTFGMTQNEYCDITSPILLKGEKWGTVRVGFSLKDMHAAVLKTRKVLFALGLVAVVTSCFCCLLLARRITRPIGNLVESVEAISNGEYEREIHITTNDEIGYLGSRFAAMQKTLREHIELLTDTNLELTQSNQRLQSLFQLSQAMNAFQHQDNLYDLILEAALTATGAVEGSLTLVDHDYEVRVVAAAGNQNSTEFGLQGRSDDRAKEYHNSHESLVSGAAVRPLLLQLQHFQKDMPFCTMQIDGEPELELLSIPLQQGDRLLGFINLTRRRKDEETNAQEMKTLSILSRHATASLENKKLFIRLEEAYLSSIRSLAKTLEFKDQYTHGHAERVAEICMKIGKRMKMDKKSLKILHNAALLHDIGKIGIMEKILNKGSSLEASEWNEIKKHPVFGEEILKPIFSLREECKIVRHHHEREDGRGYPDGLYGNRLSLSEKIIIVADAFDAMNSKRAYRSPLEAAVIKEELEINKGSQFDAEVVDVLLEILEEDGRSSIPHSHKIVPLHVPTHDIC
- a CDS encoding ABC transporter substrate-binding protein; this translates as MIKSHCLKYLGYWTLFPLLLFFSCIPCASAAGSPAEKYGGEYRIPLASEPSSLDPAFITDIYSVNVAMNLFDGLVEFDRDLNIVPAIARVWKISRDHRTYTFFLRRGVKFHNGREVTAKDFVFSFSRILSPETKSPVASLFLGIQGAKEFRQGRSQSISGLRAPDAYTLKIQLKEPFAPFLSILAMANAKVVARETIKPGFGHHPVGTGPFVFQEWQPGKEIILSANENYYAGRPYLDTLHFRIYPNIEWEKIFDDFQEGFLDQSIIPSSKYDLITSDNSYRQRYNLVSKPTLNLVYLGMNVTTPPFRDYRVRQAISYAVNVEAIVRNITKRGSIPAKGILPPGIAGFDPHFKGYNYDPEKAKALLREAGFPGGRGIPPIEVWTVSKADSVQRELQAYQRYLAEVGIRLVPRVAKNWSEFIKLINEKKAPMYYAAWYADYPDPDNFLYVLCHSKSKTNRMGYHNTNVDKLLEQARRETDYMKRIELYRQVQRIVMAEAPIITQHVNSFNYLFQPWVKGVEVSYLGAAYIPFRAVWIEKNRGEKSRK